In Geobacter sp., the genomic stretch CGCGCCGAGAGAGGACTGATGCAGGAGCGACAAGAGCACCCCGAACAGGACGATCCCGACCATGCACCTGTTCACCCATCTCAGAACCCCGGTCCAGCCGAGCTTTTCAAAGACCATGGGGCTCGACTCGGTGGCCAGGGTGGAGGTGTAGAGCACCACGTGGATAGCCACGATGAACATGATGGAGTTGACCTGCCACATCACCATCGGGTGCCAGATGACAAAGGAACGGCCGATATCCAGGCAGATGGACATGGCTGCCAGCAGGTAGCCGAAGAAGGCGTTCAGGATCGACGCACGGACGATACACTTGTACTTTTTCCAATTGAGGATATAGACCATGGCAGCGACGATGAAGCCACCTGCGGCCATTGCGACCCCGCCCAGGACATCGAAGGAGATCCAGAGCCCCCAGGGCCAGTAGTCGTTCAGATTGGTCGAGGCCCCCATCCCCAGCAGCAGCCGGTAAGCCGCGACAGCAGCCGCGGCGATGATCAGGGCAAGGAGAATCCTGGTGAACGGCGTATCCATCTTGATGCCGAGATGGTCGCTGTGCCTGTCGTCCAGGAGCCTGTTCACGACACTCCCCAGTTTCGGGCCGAGGTACCTGGTACAGTCAATCATGCTTCTCCTCCTTGTCCTTGCCATGCTTTGCCATGCGGCTCGTAATCGCATGGATCGTAGTCCCTCCCAGGAAGACCCCGGCAAAGACCCACGGGATTTTGGCAACATAGGCCCATGTCAGATCGGGCAGGGCCGAATGGGGGATATCCGTGTCGAAACCGAGGAGCTCGAAGGAAACCCCTGAAAGCATGATGTTCTGCGTCCCTCCCGCCTCGCTCAATCCATAGACCCGGTCAGCATAGCGGGAAACCTTCCTGAGCGAGGTCTCCTTGGAGTCGAGGGTCTTGATCGGGTATTCATACTCGGTGCCCGGCTTCATGGAAAACCGCTTCTTGGCCTCCTGGCGCAAATCCTCCACCCGCCCGAAGATCGTGGCGCCGGTCGGGCAGAACTCGGC encodes the following:
- the hybB gene encoding Ni/Fe-hydrogenase cytochrome b subunit; the encoded protein is MLPKSRGSLPGSSWEGLRSMRLRAAWQSMARTRRRSMIDCTRYLGPKLGSVVNRLLDDRHSDHLGIKMDTPFTRILLALIIAAAAVAAYRLLLGMGASTNLNDYWPWGLWISFDVLGGVAMAAGGFIVAAMVYILNWKKYKCIVRASILNAFFGYLLAAMSICLDIGRSFVIWHPMVMWQVNSIMFIVAIHVVLYTSTLATESSPMVFEKLGWTGVLRWVNRCMVGIVLFGVLLSLLHQSSLGAVYLIAPSKLSPLWYSKFIPYMFLVSAIMMGLSMVSFETILTGKVFNHVPSLDVLQGLARGVLVIGSLYAAMKIGHLLTGPGVGALVSEGFLGIMWLLEMAIGVLLPLLLLAGKKNRSNPEVLFAANILVIVGVLMNRLNVGVFAVSEYANRAGSDYFPSLMELVLTTGMIAFAILGFKVCAKYLNLFPETDH